Proteins from a genomic interval of Lactococcus protaetiae:
- a CDS encoding GNAT family N-acetyltransferase, translated as MEWKIKTFDELSTTELYQLLSLRTAVFVVEQNCPYQELDGKDQVAKHLWLENEAGEILALCRLLPEGVSFAEASIGRVLVHPEFRHQHLGRQLLTEVLDYLQKVGKSAVKIEAQYYLKEFYASFGFVADSEPFYEDGIKHINMLLKF; from the coding sequence ATGGAATGGAAAATAAAAACTTTTGATGAATTGTCAACGACAGAGCTTTATCAATTGTTGAGTCTGCGAACGGCTGTTTTTGTGGTTGAACAAAATTGCCCTTATCAGGAGCTTGATGGAAAAGATCAGGTTGCAAAACATTTGTGGCTTGAAAATGAAGCAGGGGAAATTTTAGCACTTTGTCGTTTGTTGCCCGAAGGTGTTTCATTTGCAGAGGCATCTATTGGACGCGTTCTTGTCCATCCAGAGTTTCGCCATCAGCATTTAGGACGTCAGTTACTGACAGAAGTTTTAGATTACTTACAGAAAGTTGGTAAGTCCGCCGTCAAAATTGAAGCACAGTATTATCTTAAAGAATTTTATGCTTCGTTTGGCTTTGTAGCAGATTCCGAACCTTTCTATGAGGATGGGATAAAGCATATCAATATGCTTTTGAAGTTTTAA
- a CDS encoding 3'-5' exonuclease, producing the protein MSEKYVVFDFETTGFSAQKNEIIQIGAVKYDENDVELARFNQLVKNQRSYVSSEITQLTGIRPADLLSQPVIEQVLPEFLDFIKGHLLVAHNAPFDISFLYQAIIDCAITDVEAFRVYDTLAESKRLLKMKSYALESFKDFLEMNDLRSHDALNDCLVTAKLYQYLQEIEQPKPVSTLTEPEQMDLFGDISDEITDTLRRKLNLPITKNLVYYRQDSKRIWQQFDISGIRVEREYSTGSSLSITLHNDEKLAIHSDFLKEMQKANFLTDLDGNQLDGKNYS; encoded by the coding sequence ATGTCTGAAAAATATGTTGTTTTTGACTTTGAAACGACGGGTTTCTCTGCTCAAAAAAATGAGATTATTCAAATTGGCGCAGTAAAATATGATGAAAATGACGTTGAGTTAGCTCGTTTCAATCAATTGGTTAAAAATCAGCGTTCTTATGTATCGTCAGAGATTACACAACTGACAGGAATCAGACCAGCAGATTTGTTGAGCCAACCAGTGATTGAACAGGTTTTGCCGGAGTTTTTAGATTTCATCAAAGGTCATCTACTGGTAGCACACAACGCTCCTTTTGATATCAGCTTTCTCTATCAAGCGATTATTGACTGCGCAATTACTGATGTTGAAGCATTTCGAGTTTATGATACTTTAGCTGAGAGCAAGCGACTTCTTAAGATGAAAAGTTATGCTCTGGAAAGTTTTAAAGACTTTTTAGAAATGAATGATTTACGTTCGCACGATGCTTTAAACGATTGTTTAGTGACAGCAAAATTGTATCAATATCTTCAAGAAATTGAACAACCTAAACCTGTCAGTACGCTGACAGAACCTGAGCAAATGGATTTATTTGGTGATATTTCAGATGAAATCACTGACACACTTCGTAGAAAATTGAATTTGCCAATTACAAAAAATTTGGTTTATTATCGTCAAGATTCAAAACGAATATGGCAGCAGTTTGATATTTCAGGAATTCGGGTAGAGCGCGAATACTCAACAGGGTCAAGTTTGAGTATTACTTTGCATAATGATGAAAAATTGGCGATTCATTCAGATTTTTTGAAGGAAATGCAAAAAGCAAATTTTCTGACGGATTTGGATGGGAATCAGTTGGATGGTAAGAACTATAGCTAA
- the plsY gene encoding glycerol-3-phosphate 1-O-acyltransferase PlsY, protein MLIFILLIVSYLLGAIPAGLWVGKIFFKKNLHDYGSGNTGTTNTFRILGIKAGIAVFMFDLLKGTLATLLPLFFHVHGISPLIFGLIAVLGHTFSIFDHFKGGKAVATSGGVVLGFSPLFLLYLLLVFLIVLFLFSMISLSSIAAAIAAIIGILIFPSISFILPNYDLLFSIIIFVLAIIIIVRHKSNIKRIKNHTESLVPFGFNLSKQIKK, encoded by the coding sequence ATGCTTATTTTTATTCTTCTCATTGTCAGTTATCTTTTGGGAGCTATTCCTGCTGGTCTATGGGTCGGAAAGATTTTCTTTAAAAAAAATCTCCACGACTACGGTTCTGGAAATACAGGAACAACTAATACTTTTCGGATATTAGGCATTAAAGCTGGAATTGCAGTCTTTATGTTCGATTTACTCAAAGGTACTTTAGCCACTTTATTACCATTATTCTTTCATGTTCACGGCATATCCCCTCTAATTTTTGGACTTATCGCTGTTTTAGGACACACTTTTTCTATCTTTGACCACTTCAAAGGCGGAAAGGCTGTTGCAACTTCTGGAGGTGTTGTTCTCGGGTTTAGCCCGCTATTTCTTCTCTATCTCCTCCTTGTTTTTCTTATTGTTCTCTTCTTATTTAGTATGATTAGTCTATCAAGCATTGCAGCAGCGATTGCAGCAATTATTGGTATCCTCATTTTTCCTAGTATTAGTTTTATTCTGCCAAATTATGATTTATTATTTTCAATAATAATTTTTGTCCTCGCAATAATAATTATTGTTAGGCATAAATCTAATATAAAGCGAATTAAAAATCATACAGAATCCCTTGTCCCCTTTGGTTTTAACTTATCCAAGCAAATAAAAAAATAG
- a CDS encoding redoxin NrdH — MVTVYSKNNCMQCKMVKKWLGEHDISFNEINIDEQPEFVEKVIEMGFRAAPVITKGELAFSGFRPSELAKLA; from the coding sequence ATGGTTACAGTATATTCAAAAAATAACTGCATGCAATGCAAAATGGTCAAAAAATGGCTTGGAGAACACGACATTTCTTTCAACGAAATAAATATTGATGAACAGCCTGAATTTGTAGAAAAAGTTATTGAAATGGGTTTTCGTGCCGCACCTGTTATCACCAAAGGTGAATTAGCTTTCTCAGGATTTCGTCCATCAGAATTAGCAAAGTTGGCTTAA
- the nrdI gene encoding class Ib ribonucleoside-diphosphate reductase assembly flavoprotein NrdI: MKLVYFSLTGQTRRFVSKTDLPHEEILADSDLEMNEDFILITPSYAEESPTVSKSIEVMDPVFDFMAYNDNYKFCRGIIGTGNRNFAGIYIFTAKEISAKYQIPILYDFEFNGTPSDVEMVEKLAKKLDQGASVTYKKPF; the protein is encoded by the coding sequence ATGAAACTTGTTTACTTCAGCTTGACGGGTCAAACCCGTCGCTTCGTGAGCAAAACAGACTTACCTCACGAAGAAATATTGGCAGATAGTGACTTAGAAATGAATGAAGATTTTATTCTTATCACACCAAGTTATGCCGAAGAATCACCGACTGTATCAAAATCAATTGAAGTCATGGATCCAGTATTTGATTTCATGGCCTACAATGATAATTATAAATTCTGCCGTGGAATCATCGGTACAGGCAATCGTAATTTTGCTGGAATTTATATTTTTACTGCAAAGGAAATTTCTGCCAAGTATCAAATTCCTATTTTGTACGATTTTGAGTTCAACGGAACGCCTTCTGATGTTGAAATGGTTGAAAAATTAGCTAAAAAACTTGATCAAGGAGCAAGTGTTACTTACAAAAAGCCCTTTTGA
- the nrdE gene encoding class 1b ribonucleoside-diphosphate reductase subunit alpha, which translates to MSLKNLKDVTYFKLNNEINIPVNGAIPLAKDKEAIAAFFKENVEPNRFIAETYTDKLNWLVQEEYLESDFLSKYDSTFITTLRKELTDFGFHFDSFMAAYKFYNQYAMKNNDGSLYLEDFEDRVLMNALYMGAGDESLARNLAFSMINRRYQPATPTFLNAGRKRRGEFVSCFLLQLTDDMNSIGRTINSALQLSKNGGGVGLNLTNLRAAGAPIKGYDGVAAGVVPVMKLFEDSFSYANQLGQRQGAGVVYLSIFHPDIMEFLSTKKENADEKIRVKTLSLGVTVPDKFYELVKKGETMYLFEPYFVEKYYGKPFAEVDITAEYNNMVANPEIRKTPISARELEQELSKLQQESGYPYIVNVDTVNRANPVDGVISMSNLCSEILQVQTASVLNDDQTYKVVGTDVACNLGSTNIINMMTSGKEFGTSVEAMVRALTYISETTNLDTVPTVRKGNDEMHAIGLGAMGLHSFLAGQHIHYDSKEAVEFTSVYFMLINYYTLLASNKLAVEKGTSFKTFEKSAYADGSYFDKYLNHDFFGGVSSKVQSLFDGIEVPSLEDWSALKDAVMTSGLYNSYRMAVAPNGSISYINDCSSSIHPIVNRIEERQEKKVGKIYYPAAGLSTDTIPFYKSAYDTDMRAVIDVYAAATEHVDQGLSLTLFMRSTLPEGLYEWKSTTSKMTTRDLSILRNYAYKKGIKTIYYIRTFTDDEEEVGANQCESCVI; encoded by the coding sequence ATGTCTCTTAAAAATCTCAAAGATGTTACTTATTTCAAGCTCAATAATGAAATCAATATTCCTGTTAATGGTGCGATTCCATTAGCAAAAGATAAAGAAGCGATTGCTGCTTTCTTCAAAGAAAACGTTGAGCCCAATCGCTTTATTGCCGAAACTTACACGGATAAGCTCAACTGGCTTGTCCAAGAAGAATATCTAGAATCTGATTTTTTATCAAAATATGATTCAACATTTATTACAACACTTCGAAAAGAATTGACTGATTTTGGTTTCCATTTTGATTCGTTCATGGCAGCATATAAATTCTATAATCAATATGCTATGAAAAATAATGATGGTTCTCTTTATCTTGAAGACTTTGAAGACCGTGTATTGATGAATGCCCTTTACATGGGAGCTGGTGATGAAAGTTTAGCACGAAATCTCGCCTTCTCAATGATTAATCGGAGATACCAACCAGCTACACCAACATTTCTTAATGCTGGTCGCAAACGTCGCGGAGAGTTTGTTTCTTGCTTCTTATTGCAATTGACAGACGATATGAATTCTATCGGACGAACGATTAATTCTGCCTTACAACTTTCTAAAAATGGTGGTGGTGTTGGTCTTAATTTGACGAATCTACGTGCTGCTGGTGCCCCAATCAAGGGATATGATGGTGTTGCAGCAGGTGTTGTGCCTGTCATGAAACTTTTTGAAGATTCTTTCTCATATGCTAACCAATTGGGACAACGTCAAGGTGCAGGAGTCGTTTATCTTTCCATCTTTCACCCAGATATTATGGAATTCCTTTCAACCAAAAAAGAGAACGCTGACGAAAAAATCCGTGTAAAAACCTTATCTTTAGGTGTAACTGTTCCTGATAAATTTTATGAATTAGTCAAAAAGGGTGAAACAATGTATCTTTTCGAACCTTATTTTGTCGAAAAATATTATGGTAAACCTTTCGCTGAAGTTGACATCACTGCGGAATATAACAATATGGTTGCAAATCCAGAAATTCGTAAAACACCGATAAGTGCGCGTGAGCTTGAACAAGAACTTTCTAAACTTCAACAAGAATCTGGCTATCCTTATATTGTCAATGTTGATACTGTTAATCGGGCTAACCCTGTTGATGGTGTGATTTCAATGTCAAATCTTTGTTCTGAAATTCTCCAAGTGCAAACTGCATCAGTTTTGAACGATGACCAAACTTACAAGGTCGTGGGAACAGATGTTGCCTGCAACTTAGGTTCTACGAATATTATCAATATGATGACCTCAGGTAAAGAGTTCGGAACTTCTGTCGAGGCGATGGTTCGTGCTTTGACTTATATTTCTGAAACAACAAATTTAGATACTGTTCCTACTGTTCGTAAAGGGAACGATGAGATGCACGCAATTGGGCTGGGAGCAATGGGATTGCATAGTTTCCTTGCTGGTCAGCATATTCATTATGATAGCAAAGAGGCTGTTGAATTTACGAGTGTCTATTTCATGTTGATTAATTATTACACACTGCTTGCTTCAAATAAACTTGCTGTTGAAAAAGGAACTTCTTTCAAGACTTTTGAAAAATCTGCTTATGCTGACGGAAGCTATTTTGACAAGTATCTAAACCATGATTTCTTTGGTGGGGTTAGTAGCAAAGTTCAGTCATTGTTTGATGGTATCGAAGTTCCTTCACTTGAAGATTGGTCAGCATTAAAAGATGCAGTCATGACTTCAGGATTATACAATTCTTACCGCATGGCAGTGGCGCCAAATGGCTCAATTTCTTATATTAATGACTGTTCTTCTTCCATTCATCCAATTGTAAATCGAATTGAAGAGCGTCAAGAAAAGAAAGTAGGTAAGATTTATTATCCAGCCGCTGGACTTTCAACAGATACGATTCCATTTTATAAGTCTGCTTATGATACTGATATGCGTGCTGTCATTGATGTTTATGCTGCAGCAACTGAACACGTTGACCAAGGGTTGTCACTAACACTATTTATGCGTTCAACATTGCCAGAAGGACTCTATGAATGGAAATCTACGACAAGCAAGATGACCACCCGAGATCTTAGCATTTTGCGAAATTATGCTTACAAAAAGGGAATAAAAACAATTTATTACATTCGTACTTTCACAGATGATGAAGAGGAAGTCGGAGCAAACCAATGTGAAAGCTGTGTCATATGA
- the nrdF gene encoding class 1b ribonucleoside-diphosphate reductase subunit beta yields MSETENLIVPTYYSAIDWNSIEDSIDKYTWEKLTSQFWLDTRVPVSNDLDDWRKLPQVERDTFAKAFAGLTLLDTLQSVDGAEVLKHDSRTPQEIACFNNIQFMESVHAKSYSTIFSTLNTKKEITELFDWVDTNVYMQKKAEIINGIYENGTPLQKKVASVFLETCLFYSGFYTPLRYLGNNKMINSAEIIKLIIRDESVHGTYIGYKFQLGFNELSEEEQSEFREWMYELLYQLYENEEKYSALLYDKIGWTDEVLTFVRYNANKALMNLGQDPLFPDTAADVNPVVMNGISTSSSNHDFFSQVGNSYLLGEVEAMSDDDYNI; encoded by the coding sequence ATGTCTGAAACTGAAAATCTTATTGTACCTACTTATTACAGTGCAATTGACTGGAATTCCATTGAGGATTCTATTGACAAATATACTTGGGAAAAACTGACAAGCCAATTTTGGTTGGACACACGCGTTCCTGTTTCCAATGACCTAGATGACTGGCGTAAACTTCCTCAGGTTGAACGTGATACATTTGCAAAAGCTTTTGCTGGACTTACTCTACTAGACACTTTACAGTCTGTAGATGGTGCCGAAGTCCTCAAGCATGACTCACGCACACCACAGGAAATTGCTTGTTTCAATAATATCCAATTTATGGAGTCTGTCCATGCAAAATCCTACTCAACCATTTTTTCAACCTTAAACACCAAAAAAGAAATCACTGAATTGTTTGATTGGGTTGATACAAATGTTTATATGCAAAAAAAAGCTGAAATCATCAATGGTATTTATGAAAATGGTACTCCTCTCCAAAAGAAAGTAGCCTCTGTATTTCTCGAAACTTGCCTCTTCTACTCTGGTTTCTATACACCATTACGCTATTTAGGTAACAACAAAATGATAAATTCTGCGGAAATTATCAAATTGATTATTCGTGACGAGAGTGTTCACGGAACTTATATCGGTTATAAGTTCCAACTCGGCTTTAACGAACTTTCAGAAGAAGAACAAAGTGAGTTTCGTGAGTGGATGTACGAACTCCTCTATCAACTCTATGAAAATGAAGAAAAATACTCTGCTCTTCTCTACGACAAGATTGGATGGACTGATGAAGTTTTAACTTTTGTTCGCTACAACGCAAACAAAGCTCTGATGAATCTCGGTCAAGACCCACTATTTCCAGATACTGCAGCAGATGTCAACCCAGTAGTAATGAATGGCATTTCAACTTCTTCATCAAACCATGATTTCTTCTCACAAGTCGGTAATTCTTATCTTCTTGGTGAAGTCGAAGCCATGTCTGACGATGATTACAATATCTAA
- a CDS encoding glycosyltransferase yields the protein MIGALAWTLGGIFYRFLYKGRLKTFQRVAIEAEPMITIMIPAHNEELVIEDTIEYLFTELDYHNFEVLVCDDGSTDLTPNILQRLMLKYPRLRVVRITANKGKAHAFNIGISFAKGEFILSNDADIMPERDALWRYMNYFIGDKFQNTGAVTVNMTVQNRSLLVEKSQTVEFSSIAGIIKRTQMGVLGAIYAYSGANTMYRKKALFDVGIFRQDRATEDISIAWDQQFHGWQAVYTPDIIAYMNVPNTFDALYKQRKRWAKGGTESWFTNFGRIFKHPLHYLPKVVLLIDQTLSIVWAFYYVIGTIIMIGQFIIDVLTNNYLDLNIHLERFFIFYSYVSVVGFFQLFSSLALESHESKMKYIIFSPLYLLWYWIVGPITVITSFKAAIQGVVKGEASGTWVSPERTKMKKD from the coding sequence ATGATTGGAGCACTTGCTTGGACTCTTGGAGGAATTTTTTATCGTTTTTTATATAAAGGGAGGCTTAAAACATTTCAAAGAGTTGCTATTGAAGCTGAGCCAATGATTACGATTATGATTCCAGCACATAATGAGGAATTAGTGATTGAAGATACAATTGAATATCTATTTACTGAATTAGATTATCATAATTTTGAGGTTTTAGTTTGTGATGATGGCTCAACAGATTTGACACCAAATATATTGCAAAGATTAATGCTCAAATATCCTAGACTTCGTGTTGTTCGAATTACTGCAAATAAGGGAAAGGCACACGCTTTTAATATTGGTATTTCATTTGCTAAGGGGGAATTTATTTTAAGCAATGATGCGGACATTATGCCAGAACGTGATGCGCTTTGGCGGTATATGAATTATTTTATTGGAGATAAGTTTCAAAATACTGGGGCTGTCACAGTCAATATGACGGTTCAAAATCGCTCTCTTTTAGTTGAAAAATCACAAACTGTGGAGTTTTCAAGTATTGCTGGAATTATCAAACGAACACAGATGGGAGTTTTAGGGGCAATTTATGCTTACAGTGGAGCAAATACCATGTATCGTAAGAAAGCTTTGTTTGATGTAGGAATTTTTAGGCAGGATAGAGCGACTGAGGATATTTCCATTGCTTGGGACCAACAATTTCATGGGTGGCAGGCAGTTTATACTCCAGATATTATTGCTTATATGAATGTTCCGAATACGTTTGATGCATTGTATAAACAGCGTAAAAGATGGGCTAAGGGTGGAACAGAGTCATGGTTTACTAATTTTGGACGTATTTTTAAACATCCGTTGCATTATTTGCCTAAGGTTGTCCTTCTTATTGATCAGACTCTGAGTATTGTCTGGGCTTTTTACTATGTTATAGGGACGATTATTATGATAGGACAATTTATTATTGATGTTTTAACAAATAATTATTTGGATTTGAATATTCATTTGGAACGATTTTTTATTTTTTACTCTTATGTAAGTGTTGTTGGTTTTTTTCAACTTTTTTCTTCACTTGCTTTGGAAAGCCATGAATCTAAGATGAAATATATTATTTTTTCTCCACTTTACTTGTTATGGTATTGGATCGTTGGACCTATTACAGTTATTACTAGCTTTAAAGCAGCGATTCAAGGAGTCGTTAAAGGTGAAGCTTCAGGGACATGGGTAAGTCCTGAGCGAACAAAAATGAAAAAAGATTGA
- the ftsE gene encoding cell division ATP-binding protein FtsE, whose protein sequence is MSIIKLSNVSKKYSNGTTALRNISLEIEPGEFTYIVGPSGAGKSTFIKLLYRELKIDRGSGKVAQYDLAKLRRRDVPMLRRSVGVVFQDYKLLPKKTVYENIAYAMEVIGKRPREIKKRVNEVLDLVGLKHKIRSFPNELSGGEQQRVAIARSIANAPKVLIADEPTGNLDPENSWEIMNLLEKINLQGTTILMATHNSQIVNTLKHRVIAIENGRIVRDQEEGVYGYDD, encoded by the coding sequence ATGAGTATTATAAAACTAAGTAATGTTTCCAAGAAATATTCTAATGGGACAACAGCTTTGCGTAATATCTCTCTCGAAATCGAGCCAGGAGAATTTACCTATATTGTTGGACCATCGGGAGCTGGGAAATCTACATTTATCAAACTCCTCTATCGTGAGTTGAAGATTGACCGAGGTTCTGGAAAAGTTGCGCAATATGATTTAGCAAAATTAAGACGTCGTGATGTGCCAATGTTGCGTCGTTCTGTTGGTGTTGTATTCCAAGACTATAAACTTTTGCCTAAGAAAACTGTTTATGAAAATATCGCCTATGCGATGGAAGTTATCGGAAAACGTCCGCGTGAAATCAAGAAACGTGTCAATGAAGTGCTTGATCTTGTTGGACTGAAACATAAGATTCGTTCATTTCCAAATGAACTTTCTGGTGGGGAACAGCAACGTGTTGCGATTGCAAGGTCAATTGCTAACGCACCAAAAGTATTGATTGCCGATGAACCAACGGGGAACTTAGACCCAGAAAATTCTTGGGAAATTATGAATTTGCTTGAAAAAATTAATCTTCAAGGGACAACCATTTTGATGGCAACTCACAATAGCCAAATCGTTAATACATTGAAACACCGTGTTATTGCGATTGAAAACGGACGTATTGTACGTGACCAAGAGGAAGGAGTTTACGGCTACGATGATTAG
- the prfB gene encoding peptide chain release factor 2, with the protein MELSEIRNLLEGYNEKIEDFRSSLDLERLEEEIALLDNDMAQPDFWNDQAAAQKVIDESNGLKAKYDNFMAMNSMLEEAQMMLEMLQEEADEEMQVELEELTIALGQKIESYELEIMLNQPYDHMNAVLEIHPGSGGTESQDWGSMLMRMYTRWGEAHGFKVEILDYQDGDVAGLKSVTIRFVGRNAYGFLRGEKGVHRLVRISPFDSANRRHTSFTSVDVMPELDDTIEVDVRDADIKMDTFRSGGAGGQNVNKVSTGVRLTHIPTGIVVQSTMDRTQYGNRDKAMAMLKSKLYQMEMEKKQAEADELRGDQSEISWGSQIRSYVFMPYQLVKDTRTGYETGQIANVMDGDIDGFINAYLRWNL; encoded by the coding sequence ATGGAACTATCTGAAATTAGAAATTTACTAGAAGGATACAATGAGAAAATAGAGGATTTTAGAAGCTCATTGGACCTTGAACGCCTTGAAGAAGAAATAGCTCTTTTAGACAATGATATGGCACAGCCAGATTTTTGGAATGACCAAGCGGCTGCGCAAAAAGTAATTGATGAGTCAAATGGTCTAAAGGCAAAATATGATAACTTCATGGCGATGAATAGCATGCTCGAAGAAGCTCAGATGATGCTGGAGATGCTGCAAGAAGAAGCTGATGAAGAAATGCAAGTCGAACTTGAAGAGCTGACGATAGCATTAGGTCAAAAAATAGAGTCTTATGAGTTAGAAATCATGTTGAACCAGCCCTATGACCACATGAATGCTGTACTTGAAATTCACCCAGGATCTGGTGGAACTGAGTCACAAGACTGGGGTTCAATGTTGATGCGGATGTATACGCGTTGGGGTGAAGCACATGGTTTTAAGGTTGAAATTTTGGACTACCAAGATGGTGATGTCGCTGGTTTGAAGTCTGTAACGATTCGGTTTGTAGGGCGTAATGCTTATGGATTTTTACGAGGTGAAAAAGGTGTGCATCGTTTAGTACGTATTTCTCCGTTTGATTCGGCAAATCGTCGCCATACTTCCTTTACTTCAGTAGATGTTATGCCAGAATTGGATGATACGATTGAGGTAGATGTTCGCGATGCAGATATTAAGATGGATACTTTCCGCTCTGGTGGAGCTGGTGGACAAAACGTCAATAAGGTCAGCACAGGAGTGCGTTTAACCCATATTCCAACAGGTATTGTCGTCCAATCTACAATGGACCGGACGCAGTATGGTAACCGAGATAAAGCAATGGCAATGTTGAAATCAAAATTGTATCAAATGGAAATGGAGAAAAAACAAGCAGAGGCTGATGAACTTCGTGGTGATCAGTCTGAGATTTCTTGGGGAAGTCAAATACGTTCTTACGTTTTCATGCCTTATCAATTAGTCAAAGATACTCGCACAGGTTATGAAACAGGGCAAATTGCAAATGTTATGGATGGAGATATTGATGGTTTCATCAATGCATACTTGAGATGGAACTTATGA